Proteins from one Thermodesulfobacteriota bacterium genomic window:
- the rfbB gene encoding dTDP-glucose 4,6-dehydratase, which yields MKVLITGAAGFIGSNFVRYALRARSDWQVVIVDKLTYAGNLANLADVAGDPRYRFLRADICDAEDVGRIFSEERPDAVINFAAETHVDRSIDDPSLFLRTNILGTQALMDAARKSGVGRYLQISTDEVYGSLGPKGKFSEDSPLRPNSPYAASKTAADLLVRAYFKTYGFPALVTRCSNNYGPYQFPEKIIPFFVTLLHEGKQVPVYGDGMNVRDWIHVDDHSRAVEAVLLRGRPGEVYNVGGGNERTNIEITKLLLEAMGKDASFMKFVPDRPGHDRRYAIDDTKIRTELGVVPQVSFKEGLEATVRWYLDNESWWQSVRSGDYLTFYDRWYTKKDRT from the coding sequence ATGAAGGTGCTGATCACCGGGGCCGCCGGCTTCATCGGATCGAACTTCGTCCGGTACGCGCTGCGGGCGCGGTCCGACTGGCAGGTCGTCATCGTCGACAAGCTCACCTACGCGGGCAACCTCGCGAACCTGGCGGACGTGGCGGGGGACCCGCGGTACCGCTTCCTCCGTGCCGACATCTGCGACGCTGAGGACGTGGGGCGGATCTTCTCTGAAGAGCGGCCGGACGCGGTGATCAACTTCGCCGCGGAGACGCACGTGGACCGCAGCATCGACGACCCCTCCCTTTTCCTGAGGACGAACATCCTCGGGACGCAAGCGCTGATGGACGCGGCCCGGAAATCCGGCGTCGGGCGGTACCTCCAGATCTCGACCGACGAGGTGTACGGCTCGCTGGGGCCGAAGGGCAAGTTCTCGGAGGATTCGCCGCTGCGCCCCAACTCCCCCTACGCCGCCAGCAAGACGGCGGCCGACCTCCTCGTCCGAGCCTATTTCAAGACGTACGGCTTCCCCGCGCTCGTCACCCGCTGCTCCAACAATTACGGGCCCTACCAGTTTCCGGAGAAGATCATCCCGTTCTTCGTGACGCTGCTCCATGAGGGAAAGCAGGTCCCCGTTTACGGCGACGGGATGAACGTCCGGGACTGGATCCACGTGGACGACCACTCCCGCGCGGTGGAGGCCGTCCTCCTGCGCGGCCGGCCCGGCGAGGTGTACAACGTGGGGGGCGGGAACGAACGGACCAATATCGAAATCACGAAGCTCCTCCTCGAGGCGATGGGCAAGGACGCCTCCTTCATGAAGTTCGTCCCCGACCGCCCCGGCCACGACCGCCGGTACGCCATCGACGACACCAAGATCCGGACGGAGCTGGGCGTCGTCCCGCAGGTCTCCTTCAAGGAAGGCCTCGAGGCGACGGTCCGCTGGTACCTGGATAACGAGTCGTGGTGGCAGTCGGTCCGTTCCGGCGATTACCTGACGTTCTACGACCGCTGGTACACGAAGAAGGACCGGACGTAA